A region of Candidatus Nomurabacteria bacterium DNA encodes the following proteins:
- a CDS encoding HAD family phosphatase: MIYRAIIFDFFGVVGQSTYQLVGEDYTYTEAQNAQLHDLHKAFDNGFVGDQEFLQTYARIIGLPYEKFIKKYYTSEQRFRNSYAVLALVESLKKDYKVGLLSNVGQDAYTKFIEPIVHHFDEVVTSYDAQLAKPERAIFELMAHKLGVDVSECIMIDDSESNCEGARAAGMQAICFTTLDNLKQTLRIYLIQ; the protein is encoded by the coding sequence ATGATATACCGAGCAATAATTTTTGATTTCTTTGGCGTTGTAGGGCAGTCTACCTACCAGCTCGTTGGTGAAGACTATACATATACAGAAGCGCAAAACGCACAACTGCATGATTTACACAAAGCATTTGATAACGGCTTTGTCGGTGACCAAGAATTTTTGCAAACGTACGCACGTATTATTGGGTTGCCATACGAAAAATTTATAAAAAAATACTACACATCTGAACAGAGATTTCGTAATTCTTATGCTGTTTTGGCTCTTGTGGAATCATTAAAAAAAGATTATAAAGTTGGGCTCCTTAGTAACGTAGGGCAAGACGCGTATACAAAATTTATTGAACCAATTGTTCATCATTTTGACGAGGTAGTTACCAGCTATGATGCACAATTAGCCAAACCAGAACGGGCAATATTTGAGCTTATGGCGCACAAGCTTGGCGTAGATGTCAGCGAATGTATTATGATAGACGATTCAGAATCTAATTGCGAAGGTGCACGCGCTGCTGGTATGCAGGCTATTTGTTTTACAACATTAGACAATTTAAAACAAACTCTTCGTATATATTTAATACAATAA
- the dut gene encoding dUTP diphosphatase, whose translation MNVLFKKLRADAVLPQYQTDDSAGMDVCAAIDEPVVLGHLDRATIPCGFAMAIPRGYEIQVRARSGLAAKHGIGLVNGIGTIDSDYRGELGVILINYSKDSFTIKNGDRIAQIVLAQTERIHWKTVDNLDTTGRGQGGYGSTGV comes from the coding sequence ATGAACGTATTATTCAAAAAGCTCCGTGCAGATGCGGTTTTACCACAATACCAGACAGACGATAGTGCAGGTATGGATGTGTGTGCAGCCATTGATGAGCCAGTAGTTTTGGGGCATTTAGACCGTGCTACTATTCCGTGTGGTTTTGCTATGGCAATTCCACGTGGGTACGAAATTCAGGTGCGCGCCAGAAGCGGGTTAGCTGCCAAGCATGGCATAGGTCTCGTAAATGGTATAGGGACAATTGATTCAGATTACCGTGGTGAACTAGGGGTGATACTGATTAATTACTCTAAAGATTCGTTTACTATTAAAAATGGTGATAGAATTGCCCAAATTGTGCTGGCGCAAACCGAACGTATACACTGGAAAACTGTAGATAATCTTGATACTACCGGTCGTGGCCAAGGGGGCTATGGCAGCACAGGTGTGTAG
- a CDS encoding DUF202 domain-containing protein — protein sequence MTSQKQRWPKYIYRVGEEPDARVSLANERTALAGLRTALALVATGLGAAALKNSVSVPVAFSVAAIILSIGGAVLAIVSVFRWANVEIAIRTKTPLPAPKGLFTLAVVILIVGIISILAIIT from the coding sequence ATGACTTCGCAAAAACAACGTTGGCCAAAATATATTTACCGTGTCGGCGAAGAACCAGACGCCCGCGTGTCACTGGCAAACGAGCGTACTGCACTAGCAGGGCTACGCACCGCATTGGCGCTGGTAGCAACTGGCTTAGGAGCGGCCGCCTTAAAAAATAGTGTTTCTGTGCCGGTGGCTTTTAGTGTAGCGGCAATCATTTTATCTATTGGGGGTGCAGTATTGGCGATTGTCTCTGTATTCAGATGGGCAAATGTAGAAATAGCCATACGAACAAAAACACCGCTACCGGCACCCAAAGGATTGTTTACCTTAGCAGTGGTTATTTTGATAGTTGGCATAATTAGTATTTTAGCGATAATAACATAG
- a CDS encoding NUDIX domain-containing protein yields MTHLSSHTTQYTARNNYGIGAGGVVYKRINTGVQFLLLGRTSANAEVTYHLPKGTLHIDEPIEACALREITEEAGVKVALKTYLGGVCASYDLDGHHYEKIIHYYAAEYVSEADPMDAEHDFKEWCDTTDALEKLSHNPKREDKLIEKCSTYLRSHKKPFTKNKPKH; encoded by the coding sequence ATGACACATCTTTCTAGCCACACAACACAATATACAGCACGGAATAACTATGGTATTGGCGCCGGTGGTGTTGTGTATAAACGCATCAATACTGGTGTGCAATTTTTGTTATTAGGAAGAACTTCTGCGAATGCAGAGGTGACCTATCATCTCCCTAAGGGTACGCTACATATTGATGAGCCTATTGAAGCGTGTGCTTTGCGAGAGATAACAGAAGAGGCGGGGGTAAAGGTAGCATTAAAGACATATTTAGGTGGCGTGTGTGCATCGTACGATCTTGATGGGCATCATTATGAAAAAATCATTCATTATTATGCTGCGGAGTATGTTTCGGAGGCGGACCCAATGGATGCTGAACATGATTTTAAAGAGTGGTGTGACACGACTGACGCGTTAGAAAAATTATCACACAATCCAAAAAGGGAAGACAAATTAATAGAAAAGTGTAGTACGTACTTACGCAGCCACAAAAAGCCTTTTACCAAAAACAAACCAAAGCACTGA
- the polA gene encoding DNA polymerase I: MADGKPRKRLVIIDGKSVFYRGYYAMPNLSTKDGVPTGGVFGFATLSLEVMKRLQPDYVVVAWDKPKTNIRKRLDIYPKYKAGRKPAPADFYVQIPILHELLEALGWPLYELDDYEADDIMAGLAKKATAQGIETVLVTSDLDALQCVDELVKVYALKKGLSNIEEFHPESFTAKYGLKTSQFLDLKALQGDSSDNIPGVPGVGEKTATSLLQKYETLDGVYENIDLINGSVHDKLVAGKDSAYMSKELARLYIDAPIELDLHATDVSKFDAPRLKGVLEKLEFRSLIRQMPELADVVSDNADANFEIRALPYVKLADFVWQKQLCIVGFFTDIHNTNCQALVIANDTHITILDEPHKQLNGVVKKQLEGCVVSGYDTKRVVSHLLQNGVHTSVEHDVKVAAFVLNSLQSPFDLHAISQRELGIDIPNLQDIPPEDIGVYAADIVGAILELTVRQNEQLSSIGALHRVVQTMEWPMIPILASMECEGIQLDIPYLRVMQREFEDIISDLEQTIYGFAGQEFNISSPQQLAEVLFETLGLPAQGIKKGKTGYSTAASELAKLVGYHPIVPVISKYREYTKLKSTYVDTLPLQVADDGRIHTTFHLTIAQTGRLSSSDPNLQNIPVRSEIGKKIRHAFVAKQGHSFISADYSQFELRLAAVLAGDTDMIEAFNSGADIHTRTAAEVYGVALDDVTAEMRSNAKTINFGVLYGMSPHGLSVATGMTMNDAKDFIDKYFAARQPLVSYIESLKKKAKEDGYVETLFGRRRPTPDVTSSNFIVRMSAERQAVNMPIQGTEADIMKLAMIKLENALPKTAKQLLQIHDSILVEVLDNDIGIAADIMKSTMETIHPQLGINLKVDVKTGKHWGEL; the protein is encoded by the coding sequence ATGGCAGATGGCAAACCCCGCAAACGATTAGTCATTATTGATGGTAAATCTGTTTTTTACAGAGGCTATTATGCCATGCCAAATTTGAGCACAAAAGATGGTGTGCCAACGGGTGGTGTTTTTGGATTTGCGACGCTAAGTTTAGAAGTTATGAAGCGTTTACAGCCCGATTATGTGGTTGTTGCATGGGATAAACCCAAAACGAATATTCGCAAAAGATTAGACATATATCCAAAGTACAAAGCTGGGCGTAAACCGGCCCCAGCTGATTTTTACGTGCAAATACCAATCCTACATGAGCTACTAGAAGCACTTGGCTGGCCACTTTATGAACTAGATGATTATGAAGCTGACGATATAATGGCAGGGCTCGCAAAAAAAGCAACTGCGCAGGGTATAGAAACGGTACTTGTAACGAGCGATCTAGACGCCTTGCAGTGTGTTGACGAGCTAGTGAAAGTATATGCACTCAAAAAAGGCTTAAGTAACATAGAAGAATTTCACCCAGAAAGCTTTACGGCAAAATATGGTCTCAAAACAAGCCAGTTCCTTGACCTTAAAGCACTACAGGGTGACTCTTCTGATAATATTCCAGGCGTTCCTGGCGTGGGCGAAAAGACGGCAACGAGTTTGCTCCAGAAATATGAAACGTTAGATGGTGTATACGAAAATATCGATCTTATTAACGGGAGTGTGCACGATAAACTTGTGGCAGGCAAAGACAGCGCATACATGAGCAAAGAGCTTGCACGCTTGTATATCGACGCACCAATTGAGTTAGACTTGCATGCCACAGACGTAAGCAAGTTTGATGCCCCGCGCTTAAAAGGCGTGCTAGAAAAGCTAGAATTTAGATCGTTGATTCGCCAAATGCCAGAACTCGCTGATGTTGTGTCTGATAATGCAGATGCCAACTTTGAAATTCGGGCCCTACCATACGTGAAACTCGCCGACTTTGTATGGCAAAAACAACTGTGTATTGTAGGGTTTTTCACCGATATTCATAATACCAACTGCCAAGCACTCGTGATTGCTAACGACACGCACATTACCATACTAGACGAACCACACAAGCAACTAAATGGAGTAGTAAAAAAACAATTAGAGGGGTGCGTTGTGAGTGGTTACGACACCAAGCGTGTGGTAAGTCATTTGCTTCAAAATGGTGTACATACGTCCGTAGAGCACGACGTGAAAGTGGCAGCATTTGTTTTGAATTCTTTGCAATCGCCATTTGATTTGCATGCGATATCACAACGGGAGCTTGGTATAGATATACCGAATTTGCAAGATATTCCACCAGAAGATATAGGAGTATATGCTGCTGATATTGTTGGTGCAATACTTGAACTTACGGTGCGCCAAAACGAACAACTTAGTAGCATAGGCGCACTGCATAGAGTGGTACAAACTATGGAATGGCCGATGATACCAATTTTAGCTTCTATGGAATGCGAAGGGATTCAGCTAGACATACCATACCTTCGTGTTATGCAGCGGGAGTTTGAAGATATCATTAGTGATCTAGAACAGACGATATATGGGTTTGCCGGTCAAGAGTTTAATATTAGTAGCCCGCAACAGCTTGCAGAAGTACTATTTGAAACACTTGGTTTACCCGCGCAAGGTATAAAAAAGGGCAAAACTGGCTATAGTACAGCTGCAAGTGAGCTGGCAAAGCTCGTCGGTTACCACCCTATAGTGCCTGTGATTAGCAAATACCGTGAATACACTAAGCTAAAGAGTACATACGTAGATACATTACCGCTACAAGTTGCAGATGATGGTCGTATCCATACTACGTTTCATTTGACGATTGCACAAACTGGTAGGCTTTCGAGCTCTGACCCTAATTTACAAAATATTCCGGTACGGAGCGAAATAGGTAAAAAAATTCGTCATGCTTTTGTAGCGAAACAAGGGCATAGTTTTATTAGTGCAGATTACAGCCAGTTTGAACTCCGTTTGGCTGCTGTTTTAGCCGGCGACACAGACATGATAGAAGCGTTTAATAGCGGTGCAGATATACATACCAGAACTGCCGCAGAAGTGTACGGTGTTGCATTAGATGATGTAACAGCAGAAATGCGGAGTAATGCAAAAACGATTAACTTTGGTGTTTTGTACGGTATGAGCCCACACGGACTAAGTGTGGCAACGGGCATGACTATGAATGATGCCAAAGATTTTATAGATAAATATTTTGCTGCTCGGCAGCCACTCGTAAGCTATATTGAAAGCCTTAAGAAAAAGGCAAAAGAAGACGGATATGTAGAGACGTTGTTTGGCCGCCGCCGGCCAACACCAGATGTAACATCGAGCAACTTTATTGTTCGGATGAGCGCCGAGCGCCAAGCGGTGAATATGCCAATTCAAGGTACAGAAGCAGATATTATGAAACTCGCCATGATTAAACTAGAAAACGCTTTGCCTAAAACCGCCAAACAGCTTCTGCAAATACATGACAGTATTTTAGTAGAAGTTCTTGATAACGATATTGGTATAGCTGCAGACATTATGAAATCAACAATGGAAACAATTCATCCTCAGCTTGGTATCAACCTGAAAGTGGACGTTAAGACCGGTAAGCACTGGGGTGAACTATAA
- a CDS encoding peptidoglycan binding domain-containing protein produces the protein MDKSHIRPRLSAYQRNFAAPAAVNTHASVVADMPLVSPPRPFGSVQPKSAPDFKVGAKTYKRSQIKRRALKGVAFFGIGILLLLLLLGVIGYVLNERYAGKALPYTYVGDISIGGLTQPEIKAALDKRAEEIRVTLTEGGLVRDVPVKQFGAQFDTQKASEDAITGFNPFSYLTKRTVTVPVQVNERYVDGYLRLHVANMQTDAENAEIVKAKKDLVIVPETTGFRTSSAYVTEQLQKQLPTLDDPTVSLSAVTDKPSITQADLQDDIDTARKLIATNIGIKAYNTVIRPTDDQKLSWLEIKQIPGSNEVQIQFSQTKVREYVFEATKKYSTEPVAEQIVTNADGTQSVQAGKSGYIVANIDEVAANVYRALMNQQPQVVALVINPVEYQKIDPSLVPRQQAITAVPPQSAQQTQANQAQTLATTQATQ, from the coding sequence GTGGACAAATCGCACATACGTCCACGGCTATCTGCATACCAACGCAATTTTGCAGCCCCCGCAGCTGTAAACACCCATGCGTCGGTAGTTGCTGATATGCCGCTGGTTTCGCCCCCGCGGCCATTTGGCTCTGTACAGCCAAAGAGCGCCCCGGATTTTAAGGTAGGAGCAAAAACATATAAACGCTCACAGATAAAAAGAAGAGCTCTTAAAGGAGTGGCTTTTTTTGGTATTGGTATTTTATTGCTATTGTTACTACTTGGGGTCATTGGCTATGTGTTGAATGAGCGTTACGCGGGCAAGGCATTGCCGTATACCTACGTTGGTGATATTTCTATTGGTGGGCTCACGCAACCAGAAATTAAAGCGGCTCTAGATAAACGAGCAGAAGAGATCCGTGTAACACTAACAGAAGGCGGTCTAGTACGCGACGTACCGGTAAAACAATTTGGGGCTCAGTTTGATACCCAAAAAGCAAGCGAAGATGCAATTACAGGGTTTAACCCGTTTAGTTACTTAACAAAACGTACTGTGACGGTACCGGTGCAGGTGAACGAACGCTACGTAGATGGTTATTTGCGGTTACATGTGGCAAACATGCAGACAGATGCTGAAAATGCAGAAATCGTGAAGGCCAAAAAAGATTTGGTGATAGTTCCAGAAACCACTGGTTTTAGAACAAGCTCTGCATATGTGACAGAACAATTACAAAAACAATTACCAACCCTAGACGACCCAACGGTGAGTCTTAGTGCAGTGACAGATAAGCCATCTATTACCCAAGCAGATTTACAAGACGATATAGACACAGCCCGTAAATTGATTGCTACGAACATTGGTATAAAAGCATACAATACAGTTATTCGGCCAACCGATGACCAAAAGCTTTCATGGCTCGAGATTAAGCAAATACCCGGCAGCAATGAAGTGCAGATACAGTTTTCACAAACAAAAGTACGCGAGTATGTATTTGAAGCTACAAAAAAATACAGTACAGAACCCGTAGCAGAGCAGATTGTTACCAACGCAGATGGCACACAAAGTGTACAGGCTGGTAAAAGCGGGTATATAGTAGCAAATATAGATGAGGTAGCTGCAAATGTGTATCGTGCATTAATGAACCAGCAACCCCAAGTCGTTGCACTTGTGATTAACCCGGTAGAGTACCAAAAAATTGATCCTTCATTAGTGCCAAGACAACAGGCAATTACGGCAGTACCCCCACAATCTGCCCAACAAACGCAAGCGAACCAAGCCCAAACACTTGCCACAACCCAAGCTACGCAATAG
- a CDS encoding lycopene cyclase domain-containing protein — protein MREFTYYLFNLLVFLPVLVLSFTTDVKPHRHVRGLLAGFLLVSVPFMLWDIWAAQAGHWGFNVAYITGPYLFGVPLEEYLFFITVPFAMIYVWGVVKKYVTDRATAGFFPLLAFGITAGYSVWLLVNYWGNGYTRSVAIAAIIAVLVAAVSRIAYTWRFWTFQVVLLGLFLVFNSLLTMLPIITYGPDAIIGFKIGDIPIEDFLFNFAFINLFLLVYTFVDQPRIVK, from the coding sequence ATGCGTGAATTTACATATTACTTATTTAATCTACTGGTTTTTTTGCCAGTTTTGGTACTGAGCTTTACGACAGATGTAAAGCCACACCGTCACGTACGTGGCTTGTTAGCTGGATTTTTATTAGTGAGCGTACCGTTTATGCTGTGGGACATATGGGCAGCGCAAGCGGGTCACTGGGGCTTTAACGTGGCCTACATTACAGGGCCGTACCTGTTTGGTGTACCACTAGAAGAATATTTATTCTTTATTACTGTGCCATTCGCGATGATTTATGTTTGGGGAGTGGTCAAAAAATATGTTACCGACCGCGCTACGGCTGGCTTCTTTCCACTATTGGCTTTTGGTATCACGGCAGGGTATTCGGTATGGTTACTGGTGAATTACTGGGGTAATGGCTATACACGCTCGGTTGCAATTGCAGCTATTATTGCTGTTTTAGTGGCAGCGGTTTCACGTATTGCCTATACGTGGCGATTTTGGACGTTTCAGGTTGTGCTCCTTGGGCTCTTTTTAGTATTTAATTCACTTCTTACAATGTTGCCTATTATTACTTATGGCCCAGATGCTATTATTGGCTTTAAAATTGGCGATATACCAATAGAAGATTTTTTGTTTAACTTTGCCTTTATTAATCTGTTTTTGCTAGTTTACACATTTGTAGATCAGCCCAGAATAGTCAAATAA
- a CDS encoding phytoene/squalene synthase family protein, with protein sequence MTREKEIFKQGSTTYYWSSVFFPEQTKEDVFKLYSFVRIADNFVDAKPQNKKSFIQLKKAWTALVNINKQPSKKMNSDIRLAVTNMYDVYKKYDFSKEWVSAFLDAMEQDLGKKRYKTLDDIIAYMYGSAEVIGLMMAKIIGVPERGYEAARMQGRAMQYINFIRDIAEDNQLGRAYFPASELKKYGLPSVSKEDVYRHPAAFREFIEAQLAYYTKWQKQADKGMKYIPRSQRIALRTAVDMYNWTAVAIAKNPFIVFDKKIKPSKSRVVVRALVRSIHA encoded by the coding sequence GTGACAAGAGAAAAAGAGATATTTAAACAAGGTAGCACAACATATTACTGGAGTAGCGTATTCTTTCCAGAGCAGACAAAAGAAGACGTATTTAAACTTTATAGTTTTGTACGTATTGCCGATAACTTTGTAGATGCCAAGCCACAGAATAAAAAATCTTTTATTCAATTAAAAAAAGCGTGGACCGCATTGGTGAATATAAATAAGCAACCGTCTAAAAAAATGAATTCAGATATTCGCTTGGCTGTAACTAATATGTATGACGTATACAAAAAGTATGATTTTTCTAAAGAGTGGGTGAGTGCATTTTTAGACGCCATGGAACAAGATTTAGGAAAAAAAAGATACAAAACATTAGACGACATCATTGCTTACATGTACGGCTCTGCAGAAGTTATTGGGCTCATGATGGCAAAAATAATCGGTGTACCAGAGCGGGGCTACGAAGCGGCTCGTATGCAAGGCAGGGCTATGCAATATATCAATTTTATACGCGATATCGCAGAGGATAATCAGCTGGGGAGGGCATATTTCCCAGCGAGCGAACTCAAGAAATACGGGCTTCCGAGTGTTTCTAAAGAAGATGTGTATCGGCACCCAGCAGCGTTTCGTGAATTTATAGAAGCCCAACTTGCGTACTATACAAAATGGCAAAAACAGGCAGATAAAGGCATGAAATACATACCGCGATCGCAGCGAATCGCACTGCGTACAGCAGTTGATATGTACAACTGGACAGCGGTAGCTATTGCAAAAAATCCTTTTATAGTGTTTGATAAAAAGATAAAACCAAGTAAAAGCCGTGTGGTGGTACGGGCGTTAGTGAGGTCTATCCATGCGTGA
- the crtI gene encoding phytoene desaturase: protein MKKKIAIIGAGFGGISAAAYLARDGYDVTVFEKNSQPGGRAIVYKHKGFTFDMGPSWYMMPDVFEDFFTDFNTSSEKYYQLKKLLPSYRVYNNTTSHDVSPVDEGGLAVFDDLEPGAAKQVKQLLKKTGKEYRHIREHLLEKDYISPIDAIDSKALSMLANPELFFSYHSRIKKTSRNQDIQKILEFMTVFMGGSPQNIPGVYSLLSHVDLSLGIWYPMGGFGAVVKGFETIAKQQGATFVYNAEVTRIHTTQHSVSHVEVAGVKHQFDAVIANADYHHVETKLVPRNYQSYPEKYWAKKTLSPSAMLVYLGVDKVVPGLLHHTMFFDADWHGHFDQVFSKKEWSLRPLFYVSNPSKTDPTVAPKGKENIIMLAPLANGLHPTKDQINELVESLIARLEARTKTNISKHIVVKKVVLMDFFAETFNAYKGNAFGLAHTLGQSAMFRPRMQSKKLKNLYYVGQYTNPGTGVPMVVLSGKIIARVVGERVRQ, encoded by the coding sequence ATGAAGAAAAAAATAGCAATAATTGGTGCTGGTTTTGGCGGCATAAGCGCTGCCGCATATTTAGCGCGCGATGGCTATGATGTTACAGTGTTCGAAAAAAACAGTCAGCCAGGTGGCCGGGCAATTGTATATAAACACAAAGGCTTTACGTTTGACATGGGGCCAAGTTGGTACATGATGCCAGATGTATTTGAAGATTTTTTTACAGATTTTAATACTTCATCAGAAAAATACTACCAACTAAAAAAACTCCTTCCGTCGTATCGGGTGTATAACAATACAACGTCGCACGATGTTAGTCCGGTAGATGAAGGTGGCTTGGCGGTATTTGACGATCTTGAACCAGGTGCAGCCAAGCAAGTAAAGCAACTGCTTAAAAAAACAGGCAAAGAATACCGACACATTCGTGAACACCTACTAGAAAAAGACTATATCTCACCAATAGACGCAATTGATAGTAAAGCACTGTCTATGCTTGCGAATCCGGAATTGTTTTTTTCGTACCATAGCCGTATTAAAAAAACGTCACGCAACCAAGATATTCAAAAAATTCTCGAATTCATGACAGTGTTTATGGGTGGCAGCCCACAGAATATTCCGGGAGTCTATAGTTTATTAAGTCACGTCGATTTGAGCCTTGGTATATGGTACCCAATGGGTGGTTTTGGGGCTGTGGTAAAAGGTTTTGAGACGATTGCTAAACAACAGGGCGCAACATTTGTGTATAACGCAGAAGTTACCAGAATTCATACGACACAGCATTCCGTATCGCATGTTGAAGTTGCTGGTGTTAAGCACCAATTTGATGCTGTTATAGCGAACGCCGATTATCATCACGTAGAAACAAAGCTGGTGCCAAGAAACTACCAATCGTATCCAGAAAAGTACTGGGCCAAAAAAACACTATCACCGTCTGCTATGTTGGTGTACTTGGGGGTAGACAAAGTAGTGCCTGGTTTGTTGCATCATACAATGTTTTTTGATGCAGACTGGCATGGTCATTTTGACCAAGTATTTTCAAAAAAAGAATGGTCGCTCCGCCCGCTTTTTTATGTTTCTAACCCAAGTAAGACAGATCCTACGGTAGCACCAAAAGGGAAAGAAAATATTATTATGCTCGCACCGCTTGCGAATGGCTTGCACCCAACAAAAGATCAAATAAATGAACTAGTAGAAAGTTTAATCGCTCGCCTAGAAGCTCGTACAAAAACAAACATTAGCAAACATATTGTGGTTAAAAAAGTTGTTCTGATGGACTTTTTTGCAGAAACATTTAACGCGTATAAGGGCAATGCCTTTGGTTTAGCGCATACACTAGGCCAAAGTGCGATGTTTAGGCCCCGTATGCAAAGTAAAAAATTAAAGAATTTATATTATGTAGGGCAATACACAAACCCAGGTACGGGCGTGCCAATGGTAGTGTTATCTGGTAAAATTATTGCAAGAGTGGTGGGCGAAAGGGTTCGCCAGTGA
- a CDS encoding polyprenyl synthetase family protein has translation MPKPTDTIETTDFTLFKQQLSTHKHTIDTELQRISEHLLADTNEQFGEVPKEVVAAYAAVLLKGGKRIRGSLAMAAYALFEGDNQPMITQAACALEMLNTYILIADDIQDRSESRRGGKTAHIQMRDFHVKKHLKGDSLHFGEAMAINSFLIAQHYAANLIATLPTSADIRIKALQNVNKCFIVTAHGQTMDIFVESNGAASSEEVNHILEWKTAYYTFINPLQLGGILAGARKADMAKLADYGLHAGRAFQLVDDIIGTFGSSDMTGKSPLDDIKEGKRTLMVLAALEKANASDSYFLEACLGSQQLTMHDFEKCQSIITKTGALDYTKEQAEQSSKKAIAAISSETTWVPQAKQFLIDLAQYILVRNT, from the coding sequence ATGCCAAAGCCAACAGATACAATTGAGACCACAGATTTTACACTTTTTAAGCAACAACTAAGCACCCATAAACATACTATTGATACAGAGCTGCAGCGCATAAGTGAGCATCTGCTTGCAGATACAAACGAACAGTTTGGTGAAGTACCAAAAGAAGTGGTCGCAGCGTACGCGGCTGTACTACTGAAGGGTGGTAAGCGTATTCGTGGCTCACTGGCAATGGCGGCATATGCTTTGTTTGAAGGCGATAATCAACCAATGATTACCCAAGCAGCGTGCGCTCTAGAAATGCTCAACACCTATATTTTAATCGCGGATGATATTCAGGATAGATCAGAATCTCGCCGTGGTGGCAAAACAGCACATATTCAAATGCGTGATTTTCATGTTAAAAAGCACTTAAAAGGTGATTCTTTGCACTTTGGTGAAGCAATGGCTATAAACAGTTTTTTGATTGCTCAGCATTACGCTGCTAACCTTATAGCTACGTTGCCAACCTCAGCAGATATTCGTATTAAGGCCCTACAGAATGTTAATAAATGTTTTATTGTTACCGCTCATGGCCAAACAATGGACATTTTTGTAGAGTCTAATGGAGCTGCATCTTCAGAAGAAGTAAACCATATTTTAGAATGGAAAACGGCGTACTATACATTTATAAATCCTTTGCAGCTTGGGGGTATTTTGGCCGGAGCTCGCAAAGCAGACATGGCAAAGCTGGCAGACTATGGTTTGCATGCGGGGCGGGCGTTTCAGCTTGTTGATGATATTATTGGTACTTTTGGCTCATCTGATATGACAGGCAAAAGTCCGCTAGACGACATAAAAGAAGGTAAACGTACATTAATGGTACTCGCAGCCCTAGAAAAAGCTAATGCTTCAGACAGTTATTTTCTAGAAGCATGTCTTGGCAGCCAACAACTTACCATGCACGATTTTGAAAAATGCCAAAGCATTATTACAAAAACAGGTGCGCTAGATTACACCAAAGAACAAGCAGAACAGTCTAGCAAAAAAGCAATAGCCGCTATTAGTAGCGAAACAACGTGGGTGCCACAAGCAAAGCAATTTCTTATAGATCTTGCTCAATACATTCTCGTGCGTAACACGTAG
- a CDS encoding AAA family ATPase, translating into MIIGLSGTLSSGKDTLADHLQEKFGLMHISTGDIVREIAQSQRGSVERPVLYDVGNELRHSYGGGVLVDRALDRYQNSIRTYAGAVITGIRSLAEAKAIKEKGGTIVFVDAPLELRFIRMQSRHRDGEARITLEAFKQREQKELASGLSDADFNITQIGQIADIHLQNNASLEDFFAAAERELQLA; encoded by the coding sequence ATGATTATAGGATTATCTGGAACGCTGTCTAGTGGTAAAGACACACTTGCCGATCACCTGCAAGAAAAATTTGGTCTAATGCATATAAGTACGGGTGATATTGTGCGAGAAATCGCTCAGTCACAGCGCGGTTCGGTAGAACGCCCCGTGCTATATGATGTAGGCAACGAATTACGTCACTCTTACGGTGGCGGAGTGCTAGTAGATAGGGCACTAGACAGGTACCAAAATAGTATTCGTACCTATGCAGGTGCCGTCATTACTGGAATACGCAGTTTGGCTGAAGCCAAAGCCATAAAAGAAAAAGGGGGCACGATAGTATTTGTAGATGCCCCTCTAGAATTGCGTTTTATCCGTATGCAATCACGCCATCGTGACGGCGAAGCGCGCATAACGTTAGAAGCTTTTAAGCAGCGTGAACAAAAAGAACTTGCAAGTGGCCTGAGTGATGCCGATTTTAATATTACACAAATTGGCCAGATAGCCGATATACATTTACAAAACAACGCGTCATTAGAAGACTTTTTTGCAGCTGCAGAAAGGGAGTTGCAGCTGGCCTAG